The following proteins are co-located in the Pararhizobium capsulatum DSM 1112 genome:
- a CDS encoding phospholipase D family protein, which produces MTGFEHTALTRLGQFFGPAAAAHPGLSGFSLLSEAREAFITRLALADLAERSLDMQYYVWDGDTTGRIIVDRVMRAADRGVKVRLLVDDPYYKASDQVKAALDAHPNVEIRLFNPTRNRRWSRLDFLVDFRRVNRRMHNKLVVADNSAAIVGGRNIGDDYYGVNTVANFRDLDVLAVGPVVDDLSAVFDRYWNSASTVPIATIVARASGTADLDAILTRLRQEIAAADYPYPIDQDLDELAAQSAELCDSLVWAPGRIIADDPEAIARGKAADDVVNFIRGRVDGLKEELLAEAPYFVLPARARAIVKALHERNVRVRVLTNSLASNNQLAAHSCYAKTRKRLLENGMELYELRADTDAFRPGWSLRSERSRAALHTKAMVFDHKAVFIGSFNLDPRSAVINTEAGLYIESPELAEKLTAYMATGVAPANCYRVFLDPKGGIVWETVRHGEIVNYRTEPETGFRRRLVANLVKLLPIDSQV; this is translated from the coding sequence ATGACGGGGTTCGAGCACACCGCGTTAACTCGGCTGGGCCAGTTCTTCGGCCCGGCTGCTGCAGCGCATCCTGGCCTCTCCGGCTTCAGCCTCTTGAGCGAGGCGCGCGAGGCCTTCATCACCCGTTTGGCGCTGGCCGACCTGGCCGAGCGAAGTCTCGACATGCAGTACTATGTCTGGGACGGCGATACGACCGGCCGGATCATCGTCGATCGGGTGATGCGGGCAGCCGATCGCGGAGTCAAAGTGCGGCTCCTTGTCGACGATCCCTATTACAAAGCCAGCGATCAGGTCAAAGCTGCCCTCGACGCCCACCCCAACGTCGAGATTCGCCTGTTCAACCCGACGAGGAACCGGAGGTGGTCCAGGCTCGACTTCCTTGTCGACTTCCGCCGGGTCAACCGCCGCATGCACAATAAGCTGGTGGTGGCGGACAATTCGGCCGCGATCGTTGGCGGCCGCAATATCGGCGATGACTACTATGGCGTGAACACTGTCGCCAATTTTCGTGATCTGGATGTGCTGGCGGTTGGGCCTGTTGTCGATGATCTGTCAGCGGTATTCGACCGTTACTGGAACAGCGCCTCGACCGTGCCGATCGCCACCATCGTCGCACGCGCCTCCGGCACCGCCGATCTCGATGCCATCCTGACCCGCCTGCGCCAGGAGATCGCCGCCGCAGACTACCCCTACCCGATCGACCAGGATCTCGATGAGCTGGCGGCCCAAAGCGCCGAGCTGTGCGACAGTCTCGTGTGGGCGCCTGGACGGATCATCGCCGACGACCCGGAAGCGATCGCCCGCGGCAAGGCAGCGGACGACGTGGTCAACTTCATTCGCGGACGGGTCGACGGGCTTAAGGAAGAACTGCTTGCCGAGGCGCCCTATTTCGTCTTGCCAGCCCGAGCGCGCGCGATCGTAAAGGCGCTGCACGAGCGCAATGTCCGGGTGCGCGTGCTGACCAATTCGCTCGCGTCGAACAACCAACTCGCCGCGCATTCATGCTATGCCAAGACCCGCAAGCGCCTGCTTGAGAACGGCATGGAACTCTACGAGCTGCGCGCCGACACCGACGCTTTCCGGCCGGGCTGGTCGCTCCGCTCCGAGCGATCGCGGGCGGCCTTGCACACCAAGGCCATGGTCTTCGACCACAAGGCCGTGTTTATCGGCAGTTTCAACCTCGACCCACGTTCTGCAGTGATCAACACGGAAGCCGGCCTCTATATCGAGAGTCCGGAGCTTGCCGAGAAGCTGACGGCCTACATGGCGACCGGCGTCGCGCCCGCCAACTGCTACCGTGTCTTCCTTGACCCGAAGGGCGGAATCGTCTGGGAGACAGTGCGGCACGGCGAGATCGTCAACTACCGGACCGAGCCCGAAACAGGGTTCCGCCGGCGGCTTGTCGCCAACCTCGTGAAACTCCTGCCGATCGACTCACAGGTCTGA